In Oncorhynchus nerka isolate Pitt River linkage group LG26, Oner_Uvic_2.0, whole genome shotgun sequence, one DNA window encodes the following:
- the LOC135564704 gene encoding rho GTPase-activating protein 17-like, with protein sequence MLSSVCLHPSLSPLSPLYSPAPNKLGDPTPTPRRAATLNRKQHHHASSPAFQPPLPPPEAGGVTQTQPVAEPQTQEQTLCGSTEAGQPGLAGGGGGQGGAPEVQVATGQQPLPLTQHSSEENSPGHDPTTTPAPLRNGGSQLTVGTPHSQAGCRGPSPHIGRRGTKKQAPAPPKQANPFVANVSTLGHSPAPNNPYPLITPRRHSGKETPIHAPSHPPPQPPQSQGESDPSPPHTPTPPSTPPHDGPTSTPFTPLSSFHSGSLPRPTRPAPKPRSRPTVPPPRQPPTNDDSNGPSGSASKVITDSSLNLKGIGRALIPEIMVDIQGESSAGHEPSPYPTPPLDPEIQSESTSL encoded by the exons aTGTTGTCATCGGTGTGTCTtcacccctcactctctcccctctcccctctgtataGCCCCGCTCCTAACAAACTGGGcgaccccacccccaccccacgtAGAGCTGCCACTCTAAATAGAAAACAGCACCATCATGCTTCTTCACCCGCCTTCCAGCCCCCTCTACCACCGCCAGAGGCTGGAGGAGTCACCCAGACCCAGCCTGTGGCTGAGCCCCAGACCCAGGAGCAAACTCTGTGTGGGAGTACAGAGGCTGGCCAGCCTGGCCTGGctggggggggtgggggtcagGGTGGGGCACCAGAGGTCCAGGTGGCCACAGGGCAGCAGCCTCTGCCTCTTACCCAGCACAGCTCTGAGGAGAATAG CCCTGGCCatgaccccaccaccacccccgcTCCCCTGAGGAACGGGGGCTCCCAGCTCACCGTGGGGACGCCCCACTCCCAGGCAGGATGCAGGGGTCCTAGCCCCCACATTGGACGCAGAG GTACTAAGAAGCAAGCCCCTGCCCCACCCAAACAGGCCAACCCCTTTGTAGCTAATGTCTCCACCCTTGGCCACAGTCCCGCGCCTAACAACCCCTACCCCCTCATCACTCCACGACGCCACTCTGGTAAAGAAACCCCCATCCACGCCCCCAGCCACCCTCCCCCACAGCCCCCTCAGTCTCAGGGGGAGTCAGACCCCTCTCCGccccacacccccacacccccTAGCACCCCTCCTCACGATGGTCCAACCTCCACCCCCTTCACCCCTCTATCGTCCTTCCACTCTGGCTCCCTCCCTCGCCCCACCAGGCCGGCTCCGAAGCCACGCTCCCGACCTACAGTTCCCCCGCCCCGTCAGCCGCCCACCAATGACGACAGCAACGGGCCCAGCGGCTCTGCCTCCAAGGTCATCACCG ATTCCAGCCTGAACTTGAAGGGGATTGGCCGAGCCCTTATCCCTGAAATTATGGTGGACATACAAGGGGAGAGCTCTGCTGGTCATGAGCCCTCCCCCTATCCAACCCCACCCTTGGACCCTGAGATCCAATCAGAGAGCACCAGTCTGTGA